The genomic segment GTGACCGACGCCGATTTGCGGGGGACGCGAGTCATCGTCGCCGACGATGACGTGTTGATGCGCGAGGGTCTGGCGAGCTTGCTCGAGCGGGGCGGCTGTGAGGTGGTTGGCCAGGCGGGTGACGGGTCTGAACTGATGCGGCTGGTGGGCGAGCACCAGCCCGCTCTCGCCGTCGTAGATATCCGCATGCCTCCCGACCATCGGACGGAGGGCCTCGAGGCGGCCCAGGCGATCCGCCAACAGTTCCCCGAGACGGCGCTCCTGATCCTGTCGGCGCACGTGGAGGTGGAGCACGCGATGACGCTGCTCGCGAGCGGGCGCCGCACCGGCTACTTGCTCAAGAGTCGCGTCACCGATGTGGACGAGTTCCTCGACGCCGTGGGGCGAGTGAGTCGCGGCGGGTCGGTCGTCGACCCTGCTCTGGTTCAGGAGCTTGTCGTGGCGCGTGATGCCGAGGATCCGCTCGAGGAGCTCACCCGTCGCGAGCGCGAAGTGCTCGCGCTGATGGCCGAGGGGCGCTCCAATGCCGGCATCGGCCGGCGCCTCTGGATCACGGAGGGAACCGTTGAGAAGCACGTGCACAGCATCCTGACGAAGCTCCGTCTGCCCGAGACCGACGACGACCATCGCCGGGTGCTCGCGGTGGTTACGTTCCTCGACACTCATCAGACCGGCTAGGACTCGTAGGCCTCATCGCCACCGACGGTGGCGAGCATCTGCCGGATCGTTGCGGCCGACAGGTCGATCTTCGCCACAAACCCAATGGCCGAACTCGCCTCGACCAGGTCGGCGTATTCGGCTCCATCGTGAGTCGAGATCAGGATCAGGTGAGGGCGCGAGCCCTGACCCGGCTGCTCGCGCAGCTGCCGTGCCAGCTCGAACCCGCTTTCGCCACCTAAGTCGATGTCGATCAGCACGACGTCTGGCCGCAGCTCGGCGAGTTGCCGATGCGCCTCGGCGGCGGATCCGGCTCCCCCGACGACATGGAGTCCCTGTTCGGCGAGCAGACCACGCATTTCCTCTCGGAAGCTCGCGTTGTCGTCGACGATCAGGCAACGCAAACGCATAAGGCCTGCACGATCCCAGGAACGGCCGCGCAGCACCATTGGTGCTAGCCCCCAAAACGAATTGCAGGCCAGCCTCCTTCCGGCCAGCGGGAAGAGAAACGTTGGAGGCTGGCCGCAGCCCCAGTTGGGCGCTGGCCGTGCAGACAACGAGGGTCTCCTGGGCGATGCTGCCCCGGCATGTTCGTTGAGCTCGACACACGACGCGGCGACGGTCTCACCGTGACACTCGAGTGGGATCGCGACACCGGGCAGATCCAGGTCGTCCTCCACGACATACGCGCCGACGGACTGGTCGCATTTCCGGTTTCGCCCGTCGACGCGGCCGACGCTTTTCGTCACCCGTTCAGGTACGCGCCATGATCTGGCGCTCCCCCCGCAGACGCGCTCGCGTCGACGCCGCCGTTGCTGCATACCGGCAGTGGCATTACGAGTGCGACGCGGTACGCGCCGCGTATCGAGCCTGGGTCGGCGCGAGCACATTCACCGAGCCGCTGGCCTTCGAGGCGTATCAGTCGGCGCTCGACCGCGAGGAGCGCGCGGCGGCGACGTACGCCGGGCTGATGAGGCGCGTCCGGCATTTGACGGAGACCGGCGTCGCGCATGAGCTGGCGTTGATCCAGGCTCCCCCCGGGGCGTGCTAGACCGGTGACCACCTTCGCGCTACACCCACCGCAGAGGGCTGCCGCCAGCGGCGCCTCGAGTCCGCGCACGGCCTTCGTTCTTTCGGGCGGCGCGAGCCTCGGCGCACTCCAGGTGGGGATGCTCGAGGCGCTTTACGAGCGGGGCATCACGCCCGATTTTCTTGTTGGCACCTCTGTCGGCGCCCTCAACGCCGCTTTCGTCGCGTCGCGGCCCCAGTGCCCCCAGACGGCGAGGGAGCTGGGCCA from the Thermoleophilaceae bacterium genome contains:
- a CDS encoding response regulator transcription factor; protein product: MTDADLRGTRVIVADDDVLMREGLASLLERGGCEVVGQAGDGSELMRLVGEHQPALAVVDIRMPPDHRTEGLEAAQAIRQQFPETALLILSAHVEVEHAMTLLASGRRTGYLLKSRVTDVDEFLDAVGRVSRGGSVVDPALVQELVVARDAEDPLEELTRREREVLALMAEGRSNAGIGRRLWITEGTVEKHVHSILTKLRLPETDDDHRRVLAVVTFLDTHQTG
- a CDS encoding response regulator; translation: MVLRGRSWDRAGLMRLRCLIVDDNASFREEMRGLLAEQGLHVVGGAGSAAEAHRQLAELRPDVVLIDIDLGGESGFELARQLREQPGQGSRPHLILISTHDGAEYADLVEASSAIGFVAKIDLSAATIRQMLATVGGDEAYES